The following coding sequences lie in one Methylosinus sp. PW1 genomic window:
- a CDS encoding ATP F0F1 synthase subunit B (Produces ATP from ADP in the presence of a proton gradient across the membrane. Subunit B is part of the membrane proton channel.) — translation MHFDAEVFVAIGFGIFVLLLLYVGAHRKLAAALDARVIRIKSELAEAERLRSEAESLFASFEKKREEAEEEAKAIVAQAKSEAELLATEARQRLEDYITRRTKQVEDKIAQAEAQAAAEVRASAADAAVKVAEAVLRKGVAGTDFVSAGIADVKSLAH, via the coding sequence ATGCATTTCGACGCAGAAGTTTTCGTCGCCATCGGCTTCGGCATTTTCGTCCTCCTGCTCCTCTATGTGGGCGCGCATAGGAAGCTCGCGGCCGCGCTCGACGCGCGCGTGATCCGAATCAAGAGCGAGCTCGCCGAGGCCGAGCGCCTGCGCAGCGAGGCCGAGAGCCTGTTCGCCTCCTTCGAGAAGAAGCGCGAGGAGGCCGAGGAAGAGGCCAAGGCGATCGTCGCTCAGGCCAAGAGCGAGGCCGAGCTGCTGGCGACCGAAGCGCGCCAGCGCCTCGAGGACTATATCACCCGCCGCACCAAGCAGGTGGAGGACAAAATCGCTCAGGCCGAGGCTCAGGCCGCCGCCGAGGTGCGCGCCAGCGCCGCCGACGCCGCGGTGAAGGTCGCCGAGGCCGTGCTGCGCAAGGGCGTCGCCGGAACCGATTTCGTCTCCGCCGGCATTGCGGATGTGAAGTCGCTGGCGCACTGA
- a CDS encoding glucan biosynthesis protein, translating into MIDITRRRLLGAMVAAGAQAAPLGRAVAQSVQNGTQPRFGLEDVARRARDLAGAPFEAAPPQLPDELAKLDFDSFRDLRFRPEKALFSNIPGSFRLHTFHLGFLYKRPVTVNTIRDGIPTPIPYSAALFDYGRNKFERTLPINIGFAGFRLHFPLNDPHVHDEVISFLGASYFRFLGRGQRYGLSARALCVDCGDNTEVFPFFREFWIETPQPGGNRITFYALLDGEAATGAYRFDLTTGQDSTIDVQATIFPRRKAKFGLAPLTSMYLTGENDRRMRDGFRTELHDSDGLLVHGESKEWLWRPLANAPIARLTTFSDPNIRGFGLMQRDRNFETYQDIDLAYERRPSYFIEPQGSWGEGAVELLELPTLDETNDNIVAAFVGAQPLEIGKPFSYAYRITSLLDLPRLSPNGRAVNTFEAPARALGSSEATTLGAHRFIVDFAGGDLAYYVNDPAQVEVVASAANGTVIRSSVAANPHIDGMRVMFDIAVKSGQTADIRAFLKAGPLTLTETWTYPWTAP; encoded by the coding sequence ATGATCGACATCACACGCCGCCGGCTTCTCGGCGCGATGGTCGCGGCGGGCGCTCAGGCCGCGCCGCTCGGGCGCGCCGTCGCGCAATCCGTGCAGAACGGAACGCAGCCGCGCTTCGGCCTCGAGGATGTGGCGCGTCGCGCTCGCGACCTCGCCGGCGCGCCTTTCGAGGCGGCGCCGCCGCAGTTGCCGGACGAATTGGCGAAGCTCGACTTCGATTCTTTCCGCGATCTGCGCTTCCGTCCGGAAAAGGCGCTGTTCTCGAATATTCCGGGCTCTTTCCGTCTGCACACCTTCCATCTGGGCTTTCTCTACAAGCGCCCGGTGACGGTGAACACGATAAGGGACGGCATTCCGACGCCCATTCCCTATTCGGCGGCGCTGTTCGACTATGGCCGCAACAAATTCGAGCGGACGCTGCCGATCAACATAGGCTTCGCCGGCTTCCGCCTGCATTTCCCGCTCAATGATCCGCATGTGCACGACGAGGTGATCTCCTTCCTCGGCGCCAGCTATTTCCGCTTTCTCGGCCGCGGCCAGCGCTATGGCCTCTCGGCGCGCGCGCTCTGCGTCGACTGCGGCGACAATACGGAAGTCTTCCCCTTCTTCCGCGAGTTCTGGATCGAGACGCCGCAGCCGGGCGGCAATCGCATCACCTTCTATGCGCTGCTCGACGGCGAGGCGGCGACCGGAGCCTATCGCTTCGATCTGACGACGGGCCAGGACAGCACGATCGACGTGCAGGCGACCATCTTTCCGCGCCGCAAGGCGAAATTCGGCCTCGCGCCGCTCACCTCAATGTATCTCACCGGCGAGAACGACCGCCGCATGCGCGACGGCTTCCGCACAGAGCTGCATGATTCGGACGGGCTGCTCGTCCATGGCGAGTCGAAGGAATGGCTCTGGCGCCCGCTCGCCAATGCGCCCATCGCGCGGCTCACCACTTTCTCGGACCCGAATATTCGCGGCTTCGGGCTGATGCAGCGCGACCGCAATTTCGAGACCTATCAGGACATCGATCTCGCCTATGAGCGGCGGCCGAGCTATTTCATCGAGCCGCAAGGATCATGGGGCGAGGGCGCCGTCGAGCTCTTGGAGCTGCCGACGCTCGATGAGACAAATGACAATATCGTCGCGGCCTTTGTCGGCGCGCAGCCGCTGGAGATCGGCAAGCCCTTCTCCTACGCCTATCGCATCACCTCGCTGCTCGATCTGCCGCGGCTCTCGCCCAATGGCCGCGCGGTGAACACATTCGAGGCGCCGGCGCGGGCGCTCGGCTCGAGCGAGGCGACGACCTTGGGTGCGCATCGCTTCATCGTCGATTTCGCCGGCGGCGATCTCGCTTATTACGTCAATGATCCCGCGCAGGTGGAGGTCGTCGCCTCGGCGGCGAATGGCACGGTCATCCGCTCGAGCGTCGCCGCCAATCCGCACATAGACGGAATGCGCGTGATGTTCGACATAGCGGTGAAATCCGGCCAGACGGCGGATATTCGCGCCTTCCTCAAGGCCGGCCCGCTGACGCTGACGGAGACGTGGACCTATCCGTGGACGGCGCCGTGA
- a CDS encoding type III PLP-dependent enzyme, with amino-acid sequence MTDRIREFLEARRRAGRDVGPCLVVDLEVVRDNYTSFAKALPDTRVFYAVKANPAPEVLSLLASLGSCFDTASVVEIEQAMAAGATPERISFGNTIKKERDIARAYALGVRLFAVDCEAEVEKIARAAPGSKVFCRILCDGTGAEWPLSRKFGCTPDMAPRVLEHAHRLGLVAYGVSFHVGSQQGNPNMWDGALRSASSIFRDLAERGIQLQMVNLGGGFPTRYLKNVPAVKAYGQAIFRALSKHFGNRIPETIIEPGRGMVGNAGVIEAEVVLVSKKSREDEVRWVYLDIGKFNGLAETTDEMIRYPIRTEADGSATAPCVIAGPSCDSVDVLYEKEPYLLPISLEIGSKVLIEGTGAYTTTYSSVGFNGFPPLESFVI; translated from the coding sequence ATGACGGATCGTATTCGCGAATTTTTGGAGGCCCGTCGTCGCGCCGGACGCGATGTCGGCCCCTGCCTCGTCGTCGACCTCGAGGTCGTGCGCGACAATTACACGAGCTTCGCCAAGGCGCTGCCGGACACGCGCGTGTTCTACGCGGTGAAGGCCAATCCGGCGCCGGAAGTGCTCTCGCTGCTCGCCTCGCTCGGCTCCTGCTTCGACACGGCCTCCGTCGTCGAGATCGAGCAGGCCATGGCCGCCGGCGCGACGCCGGAGCGCATCAGCTTCGGCAACACGATCAAGAAAGAGCGCGACATCGCCCGCGCCTATGCGCTGGGCGTGCGCCTCTTCGCCGTGGATTGCGAGGCGGAGGTCGAGAAGATCGCCCGCGCGGCCCCGGGCTCCAAGGTTTTCTGCCGCATTCTCTGCGACGGAACCGGCGCCGAATGGCCGCTGTCGCGCAAATTCGGCTGCACGCCGGATATGGCGCCGCGCGTCCTCGAGCACGCGCATCGCCTCGGCCTTGTCGCCTATGGCGTCTCCTTCCATGTCGGCTCGCAGCAGGGCAATCCGAACATGTGGGACGGCGCGCTGAGGTCGGCCTCGTCCATCTTCCGCGATCTCGCCGAGCGCGGCATTCAGCTGCAGATGGTCAATCTCGGCGGCGGATTTCCGACCCGCTACCTCAAGAATGTGCCGGCCGTTAAGGCCTATGGGCAGGCGATCTTCCGGGCGCTGTCGAAGCATTTCGGCAATCGTATTCCCGAGACGATCATCGAGCCGGGCCGCGGCATGGTCGGCAACGCCGGCGTGATCGAGGCCGAGGTCGTGCTCGTGTCGAAGAAGTCGCGCGAGGACGAGGTTCGCTGGGTCTATCTCGACATCGGCAAGTTCAACGGCCTCGCCGAGACGACGGACGAGATGATCCGCTATCCGATCCGCACCGAGGCGGACGGCTCCGCGACCGCGCCTTGCGTCATCGCCGGGCCGAGCTGCGATTCGGTGGACGTGCTGTATGAGAAGGAGCCCTACCTCCTGCCCATCAGCTTGGAGATCGGCTCGAAAGTGCTGATCGAGGGAACCGGCGCCTATACGACGACCTATTCGTCGGTCGGCTTCAACGGCTTCCCGCCGCTCGAATCCTTCGTGATCTGA
- a CDS encoding GNAT family N-acetyltransferase has protein sequence MAFEFSYHETGSLGFPGVGMAAEGSRSARRPVCVISEEAPEDIAAREALLDAAFGPARFLKTCERLREGRMPARGLALVCKDEDRLVATMRMWAIFAGPGRPALLLGPLAVARDYRSLGLGAAMIEAGLSRAAVRNHRAVLLVGDAPYYARFGFETRFTDGLTMPGPVERERFLGLELTKGGLTGASGRVSAAGLTVRAAAPAMMIGELARAA, from the coding sequence ATGGCCTTTGAATTCTCTTATCATGAGACCGGATCGCTCGGCTTTCCGGGCGTCGGCATGGCGGCGGAAGGGAGCCGCTCGGCTCGCCGTCCCGTTTGCGTGATCTCGGAGGAAGCCCCGGAAGACATTGCCGCGCGCGAGGCGCTGCTCGACGCGGCCTTCGGCCCGGCGCGCTTTCTGAAGACTTGCGAGCGGCTGCGCGAAGGCCGCATGCCGGCGCGCGGTCTCGCGCTGGTCTGCAAGGATGAGGATCGCCTCGTCGCCACAATGCGCATGTGGGCGATCTTCGCCGGTCCGGGACGTCCGGCGCTGCTGCTCGGCCCGCTCGCAGTGGCGCGCGACTATCGGTCTCTCGGCCTCGGCGCCGCCATGATCGAGGCGGGCCTGTCGCGTGCGGCGGTCCGCAATCATCGCGCCGTTCTGCTCGTCGGCGACGCGCCCTATTATGCGCGCTTCGGCTTCGAGACCCGCTTCACCGACGGGCTCACAATGCCCGGTCCGGTCGAGCGCGAGCGCTTCCTCGGCCTCGAGCTGACGAAAGGCGGGCTGACGGGAGCGTCGGGCCGTGTTTCCGCCGCCGGCCTGACCGTCCGGGCGGCCGCCCCGGCCATGATGATCGGCGAGCTGGCGCGCGCGGCGTGA
- the dinB gene encoding DNA polymerase IV, with protein MASQRKIIHIDMDAFYASVEQRDDPRLRGRPVAVGSPRERGVVAAASYEARAFGVRSAMPSVTALRRCPDLLFVPPRFDVYRDVSRRIRAIFLDYTPLVEPLSLDEAYLDVTENRKKIASATHIAEEIRARIREETRLTASAGVSYNKFLAKLASDQNKPDGLFVITPDRGAEFVAALPIGKFHGVGPATAKKMNALGIETGLDLRAKPLPFLQRHFGKSGGYFYGIARGVDERPVRPDRIRKSIGAEVTFAHDLFALEEAIAALSPIVARVAAHCEGARIEGRTVTLKVKYADFQQITRRSTGAAPIASRAALEACALALLRPLFPSDKGVRLLGVTLSSLAPAGGSEDPQMSLAV; from the coding sequence ATGGCGTCGCAACGCAAGATCATCCATATCGACATGGACGCTTTCTATGCGTCGGTCGAGCAGCGCGACGATCCGCGATTGCGCGGACGCCCCGTCGCCGTCGGCTCGCCGCGCGAGCGCGGAGTGGTGGCGGCGGCGAGCTATGAGGCGCGCGCTTTCGGCGTGCGCTCGGCCATGCCCTCCGTCACCGCGCTCAGGCGCTGCCCCGATCTTCTCTTCGTTCCGCCGCGCTTCGACGTCTATCGCGATGTGTCGCGGCGCATTCGCGCGATCTTCCTCGACTACACGCCGCTGGTCGAGCCGCTCTCGCTCGACGAGGCCTATCTCGACGTCACCGAAAATCGCAAGAAGATCGCCTCCGCCACCCATATCGCCGAGGAGATAAGAGCGCGCATTCGCGAGGAGACGCGGCTGACCGCCTCGGCGGGCGTCTCCTACAATAAATTTCTGGCCAAGCTCGCTTCCGACCAGAACAAGCCGGACGGTCTCTTTGTCATCACGCCGGACAGAGGCGCGGAATTCGTCGCCGCCCTGCCGATCGGCAAGTTTCACGGCGTGGGGCCGGCGACGGCGAAGAAGATGAATGCGCTCGGCATAGAGACGGGGCTCGATCTGCGCGCCAAGCCCCTGCCCTTTCTGCAGCGGCACTTCGGCAAATCGGGCGGCTATTTCTACGGCATTGCGCGCGGCGTCGACGAGCGTCCGGTGCGGCCGGACCGCATTCGCAAATCGATCGGCGCGGAAGTGACCTTCGCGCATGATCTCTTCGCGCTCGAGGAGGCGATCGCCGCTCTTTCGCCCATCGTCGCGCGCGTCGCCGCCCATTGCGAAGGCGCGCGCATCGAAGGACGCACGGTGACGCTGAAAGTCAAATATGCGGATTTTCAGCAGATCACGCGGCGCAGCACCGGCGCTGCGCCGATCGCCTCCCGCGCCGCGCTGGAGGCCTGCGCGCTGGCGCTGCTGCGCCCGCTGTTTCCGTCAGATAAAGGCGTGCGCCTGCTCGGCGTCACGCTCTCCTCGCTCGCGCCCGCGGGCGGAAGCGAGGATCCGCAGATGAGCCTCGCCGTCTGA